In Candidatus Neomarinimicrobiota bacterium, the genomic window TGTTCGAGCTTTAAAAGATGATCACGGATCACGCTTGAAAACTGCCGGCCCATCAGCGCCGGTGGAGATTCTCGGTTTTAGTGATGTACCCAAAGCAGGTGATAATCTGGTTGTCATGAAAAATGATAAAGAAGCCCGTGAGGTCAGTTCTCAAAGACAACTGGTCCGTCGGGAACAGGATTTTAAACGGATGCGCCATATGACCCTGGATGAGATCTCTCGTCAGATATCAGAAGGTAAGGTCAAAGAAGTACCCCTGTTGGTGAAGGGTGATGTGGATGGGTCAATTGAAGCTCTGGCAGATTCATTTATGAAAATGTCTACCAAAGAAGTAGCCGTGCGTATTGTTCACCGAGGTATCGGTATGATCAAGGAATCCGATATACTGTTGGCGGCCGCATCTAAAGCAATTATCGTTGGGTTTAATGTTACCATTGACGCAAATGCCCGCCTACTGGCCAGGAGCGAAGATGTGGAAGTGCGTTACTATGATGTGATCTATGCTGCTGTTGATGATGTTTATCAAGCTCTGGAAGGCCTACTCGAGCCTGACGTGGTTGAAAATGAGATCGGGAAAGCTGAAGTAACTGACCTGTTCAAGATTCCCAGGATCGGTGTTATTGCCGGATCCATGGTGATCTCCGGAGTGGCAAGACGTTCTGCGAAGGTGCGTCTCGTGCGGGATGGTGTGGTCAAATTCAATGGCGAGTTGAATGCTTTGAAGCGCTTCAAAGATGAGGCGAAAGAAGTTATTGAAGGTAACGAATGTGGTATTTCGCTGAAGGATTACAGCAAGATCCGGGTGGGGGATATCATCGAGTTCTACACAGAAGAGATTATTAAACGCAAATTGGATTCAAGTCCAAAAAAATAAATAGTCGGATCGAAGTAGTCAGGAAATGGGAATTGCAAGACAAGAACGAGTGGCTGAGGCTGTGAGAGCCGCCGTGGCTGATTTCCTGATACAGAACCTGGCAAATGAGACTCCCGGGTTTATCTCTGTTTCCAAAGCGAAAATGGCACCTGATCTCAAACTGGCCTATGTTTACTTCACCATATATGGTAATGAAGAGGATGTGGCATTTAGTTTTAAAATCCTGGAAAAACAC contains:
- the rbfA gene encoding 30S ribosome-binding factor RbfA; translated protein: MGIARQERVAEAVRAAVADFLIQNLANETPGFISVSKAKMAPDLKLAYVYFTIYGNEEDVAFSFKILEKHQGRIRYHVGREVPLKYVPELKFFIDDTLDYTDRMNRVMKDI